The nucleotide window TGGCACCAAAGCAGACGCTGGCAAACTCGGTGGTTGCACCATGGGCGGCAAAGAAATCATCGATGAACTTGACGACCTCCAGCTCGGTCATGCCAACCTTCAGGCTGGCGAAGGCCGCCGTGACACAGGCATCAGTCAGCAGGGCATTCTCCTTGAGCTGGTGATATTCCGTCTCGTCCTTGCGGCAGCGCAGATAGCCAAGGGTATCGCCCAGAAACTGGCGTTTGGCAGCAGGCAGGGCATCGAGCAGCAACAGGGCGAAATCGGCGCGCATGGCCTCATCAACCGCCACCGAGACCCCTGCCCGATTGAGGCCGAAGTCCGCCAGCATGGTCTTAAGGGCATCCTGCGGGCCGTCGGCATCCACCCAGCAATAGAAGGGCAGATCCGTGTGCTGGCGCACGCTGTTCTGGTTGAGGGCGGGCATCAGGAAGGCGGCATGATCCCGGGTGACCAGCACCATGACCGGGCGCTCATCGCCATGTGCGGAAACGCCAGCCAACCAGGCCATGTTCGACGTCGGGCCGACCGCAACAAGATCGGTTCCAACCTCGGCCATCCGCGCCCTGAGTCGCGCCAGACGCGTAGAATAGATGTTTTCAGGGGAATTGCTCATCGCGGTTCGCTCCATTTCGTTATTCATGTCAACAAGATAGAAAAAATCCGTGCTTTAAGCCACATTTCTTGTCGACAATTAAAATACAGTTGGTATTGTCTCTGCATAACATTAGAGCTTTCTTTCCGCCCCGAAAAGGCGGGACCGGTCGGGTTTCTGGATAAATCTTGGGAGAAATACATGGACTCCACTATTTTCACATGTTGCATGCCTGCACTGATGACACCATGCAAGGAAGATCGCACCCCCGACTATGACGCACTTGTCAAACAGGGCAAGGAAATGATCGACGTCGGCATGGGGGCCGTGGTCTATTGCGGGTCGATGGGCGACTGGCCCCTCCTGACTGACGAGCAGCGCATGAAGGGCGTCGAGGTTCTGGTTGAGGCCGGGCTGCCGGTTGTTGCCGGGCTTGGAGCCATGAACACCAAGATGGCCGCAGCCCACGCCGCGCACGCCCAGAAGGTTGGCGCCAAGGGCCTGATGATCATCCCGCGCCAGCTCTCGCGCACATCGGTCGCCTCCGCCCAGAAGGCTCATTTCGAAGCCGTCCTGTCAGCCGCCCCGGATCTTCCGGGTGTGATCTACAACAGCCCCTATTATGGATTTGCCACCCGCGCCGATCTGTTCTTTGCGCTGCGCAAGACCCACCCGAATCTCGTCGGCTTCAAGGAATTCGGCGGCGCGGCAGCGCTTTCCTACGCAGCGGAAAACATGACCAGCAGCGATGGCGATGATGCCCTGTTGATGGTTGGCGTCGACACGGCGGTTTTCCATGGCTATGTCAATTGCGGTGCGCAGGGTGCCATCACTGGCATCGGCAACATCCTGCCCAAGGAAGTCCTGCTGATGATCGCCCTTTGCCAGAAAGCCGTGGAAGGCGATCTGGAAGCCCGCCGTCTCGCGCTGGAACTGGAAGCCGCCCTGGCTGTGCTTTCCAAGTTCGACGAGATGCCGGATCTGGTTCTGGCCTTCAAATACATGATGGTGTTGCGCGGCAAGCCTGAGTACACGCTCAACTTCAATGAAAGCGATGTGCTCAGCGAAAGCCAGATGGGCTTCATCGCCAAGCAGCTCAAACAGTTCGACGACTGGTACGCAAACTGGAGCACGCAGCCTTCACTCGCTCCATATCTCGGGTAAGACGCCATCTGACGCTTTATCCGAGCCTTTGCCCAGTCCCCCACAGAGCCCTCCAGCCATTGGCAAGAGGGCTCTGTTTTTGCATTGCCGCTCAGAGGCTGACGCTATCGAGCCCGTCCTTTTCGAAGCGCTCAAGCAGGGCGCGGTCCTTCTCGTCGAGCGCAATGCCTTCGGCCATGGTCTGCTTGCGGGCAACGAACCGGCGCTGGGACGGCAGGCGGGCACCCTGCCCCGTGATCGCCTCCAGCATCATTTCTGCGCGGGTGAAGGGATCCCCTGCCCGACCTGCGGCAAATTTCACCGGATCAAGCGCCAGGATCAATTCGCCGTGATGGGGGGCAAGGGTTGTCGTGCCCAGCGCCTCGAGGGCTTCCGGGCTTGTCAGATCGCCGATCATGGCACCGGCCAGCAGCTCGATCATGGTCGAGATGGCCGAGCCCTTGTAGGTGCCAAACGGCAGCA belongs to uncultured Cohaesibacter sp. and includes:
- a CDS encoding Xaa-Pro peptidase family protein — translated: MSNSPENIYSTRLARLRARMAEVGTDLVAVGPTSNMAWLAGVSAHGDERPVMVLVTRDHAAFLMPALNQNSVRQHTDLPFYCWVDADGPQDALKTMLADFGLNRAGVSVAVDEAMRADFALLLLDALPAAKRQFLGDTLGYLRCRKDETEYHQLKENALLTDACVTAAFASLKVGMTELEVVKFIDDFFAAHGATTEFASVCFGANGAFPHHDSGETRLKEDMPLMIDLGCRKGGYPSDMTRSGYFGAKPEGYEAIAEIVESAVKAAIATAKPGVRASAVDDAARSAIAKAGYGENFLHRTGHGLGIDIHEHPYISASSDTVLEEGMVFSIEPGIYFAGRFGVRLEDIAIMRKDGVEILSDKPRDLIAAD
- a CDS encoding dihydrodipicolinate synthase family protein, whose amino-acid sequence is MDSTIFTCCMPALMTPCKEDRTPDYDALVKQGKEMIDVGMGAVVYCGSMGDWPLLTDEQRMKGVEVLVEAGLPVVAGLGAMNTKMAAAHAAHAQKVGAKGLMIIPRQLSRTSVASAQKAHFEAVLSAAPDLPGVIYNSPYYGFATRADLFFALRKTHPNLVGFKEFGGAAALSYAAENMTSSDGDDALLMVGVDTAVFHGYVNCGAQGAITGIGNILPKEVLLMIALCQKAVEGDLEARRLALELEAALAVLSKFDEMPDLVLAFKYMMVLRGKPEYTLNFNESDVLSESQMGFIAKQLKQFDDWYANWSTQPSLAPYLG